The window CGTTTCCTACAACGTATATCATTTGATTAAAAGGCCAATCGTTATGGCGTAAAATTGCAGTCCCTACATCTTGCGTTATATAAAGGGAAGTTCCGTCGCCTCTGAGCAAAACCTTTTTATCCAAATTTATAGGACTTAGGTCAATCCAAATAGAACCGTCCTCTTCTTTATAAAAAATTCCGTCTTCAAGACCTTTTAAAATCCGGTCTTTCCCTTTTAAATAAGTTTGGCTTTCAAAATAAAGTTTATCAAAAGAAATTCCCGTTCGCTTATACGTTTGCTGAATACCTTCGATTGCCCAACCGTTCATAGTTTTCCAAAGGCTTATAAGCTCCGCATTATCGCCGGCTTCCCAATCCAAAAGCATTTGTTTTGCTTCCGCTTCCGCTTTTTCAGGATTTTCTTTACTGTATTTATGGAAGGCTACATACATATCACCTACAAATCGGTCAGGCTTTACATTTTCCGTTTCGGGAGTTTTTCCTTCGCCGAACTTTTGATATGCAATCATAGATTTACAAATATGTACACCCCGGTCGTTTATTATGTTAACTCTAAAAACTTCAGCCCCGCAAAATTCCAAAATACGCGAAATACTTTCACCCAATACATCATTACGTAAATGCCCTACATGCAAAGGCTTATTGGTATTAGGGCCTGAAAATTCGACCATTATTTTTTTACCCGAAAGCGCTTTTACTTTTCCGTAGTTTTCTTTTTCGGTTAAAATTTTATTCAGTACATTGGAAGCTAAATTACCTTTAGGAAGAAAAACATTTAAATAAGGCCCGATTGCCTTGGGCTCTCCGAATTGTTTTAATTCCGGATTATTTAAAATACGCGAACAAAGTTCCGCCGCAATCTTAGGCGGAGCCGTTTTAAAAGTTTTAGCAAATACAAAAAGCGGAAAAGCAAGGTCTCCCATATCGGCATTCGGAGGCGTTTCCATATTTAAACTTTCGCTTTTAATTTCTTCACAAGCGTCGGGTCTTATCGCATTTAAATTTTCGGCTATGATTTTTTGCCAAGTTATTTTAATATCTTCCATAATAAGGAAATTATAACACAATTAAACAGGTTTTTCAATCGGTTTATTAAAGAGAATTTACGGCCGGCCTTGTTCAGCCCAATTTACGGTTTTATCCATTTTTTGTAAAACGGTCTTTGTTATTTCCGAAATTAACTCTTTCGCATTTACTTTTCTGTTTTTTAATATACAGCGGTGTGCAAATACGGCAGGAGCTATAAGTTCAAAGTCGGTATCTTCAACCCAAGAACGACCTTTAGAAAGTGCCGCAGTTTTTGCAAGTTGTAAAAATTGAAGTGAAGAACGCGGAGATGCACCAAGTTCAATATCCGGATGAGAACGCGTTGCATTGCAAATTTCTATAATTGCTTTTTGTAAAGCCGAGTGACAAAAAACATCAGCCTGCTCTTTCCGTGAAGAATAAATATCCGAAACATTTATGACGGGAACCAAAGCCTGCAAGGCTAGAATGCCCGGATTACCCTGCAATATTTCAAGAGCGGCCTTATCATCGGGATAACCTATGGAAAGAGAAACCATAAATCTGTCAAGCTGTGCAGGCGGTAAAGGATATGTCCCTAAAGTTTCTATAGGATTTTGTGTGGCCGCCGCAAAAAATAAATCGCTTAGCCTATGAGTTTTTCTTCCTACCGTAACCTGCCTTTCTTCCATTACTTCAAGAAGCGCCGACTGAACTTTGGGCGGTGTTCTATTAAGTTCGTCAGCCAAAAAGATATCACAAAAAACGGGGCCTTGCATAAATTCAAAGGTTTGTGTTTGAGCATTAAAAATATCCACACCGGTTATATCATAAGGCAACAGGTCGGGCGTACATTGAAGACGTTTAAATTCGGCTTGACAGACTACGCTTTTATCTTCCGATAAAGTATCTTCTTTTTTAATCAGTTTTGCAAGAGCCTTTACCATTGTAGTCTTACCCACTCCCGGAATATCGTCAAGCAAAACATGTCCGCCCGTTAAAAATGCGGATACAAAAATAGAAATAACTTCATCTTTACCTTTTATAACCTTACCTATACCGTTTTTTAACTCTTCAATAATTTCCTTCGTATTCATAATAAAACAGTATACACGAAAACATTATTTTGTCTACCTTATAATTTTATTGTAAACATTTTTTTTACAAGCCCGTTCACCGCTTTTTTAAAATTCGTTTTATCCAATTTTTCTATATTAAAATTTTGAGTAAATAAAGGAAATCCGTTTTTATTTAAAAGTCTAAACGATAATATGCTATTAAGATATTTTATTTGTAATTCAAATTTTGAATTTGAATCGGTATTAAATCGTGAGGAATTGATAATAGAAAAAATTTTTTTCTCGGAGATTTTTACACTTTTATTCTTTTGCAAACTTATGTTTATTTTAACGGGCAAATTAATATCATATTGTAAAAAGGCGGCGGGGTTTATATCAAAAAGAGACTCCAAATACAAATAATAAAATTTAGGCGAACGCTTGTTTGCAATTTTTACTCCTTGTGCATATAGTTTACCTATGGAATCTTTTTCCCATTCAGGATTCATTTTAGAAATTCCGTCATTAAGCATTTTTAAATCTTTTTCAATAAGAGCTCTTTCGGCAATATAACTGCCTTCACTTTTAGGAATAAATTCCGTTTCTATTTTTTCGGCATTTTCAAAATATTTCAGCTGCTTATTTCCCTTATCTTTAAATGCTTCAAAATAAAGAGAGTTTATCTGTAAAATATATGAAGAGTCATTTAAAAAAGGTTTGCCTTCTTTTTTATATTCCTTTGCAACTTTTAACGAATAAACTCTGTAAACGGAATCGTAATACTTATATTTTAATTTATAATTGATTCCATTAAAAACCGTTTTTATCCAATCGAAAAAATTTAAACTCAATTTTGTTTTTTCAAAATTATATTTTTGCTCATACAATGCCTGTTTAAATTTATAAATAGAACTCTTAAATTCGTTAACGCTTAATCCGTAGTTTGAAATCCATGCCTCATCGGTATTATTAAGTATCCCCGACAAAAGCTGCTCGGCCTGCTCAAAATTACCGGTTGATAAAAATATATTTCCGGCATTTAAAGTACCTAAAGGAGTATTGTCAATTGCCGCTGCCGCCGTATATGCCGCAAGAGCTTCTTTAAAATTATTTCTTCGAGCCTCCAGCTCTCCTATCATCATATAACTTGAATTGCGCTCCTGCATTTTTAATGCCGCTTCCGCATCTTCAAGAGCTTCCGCAAAATTATAAAATGAACTTTCCAAAATTGCCTTATTGTAATAGTAAATTGAAGCGGAGTATTTTTTATTTTCGGCTTTTGCATATTGAATTGCCTTTGTATAAAATTTTTTTGAATTTTTATAATCAAAAATCTCGCTGTATAAGGTTCCGAGAGAGTTGCATACCGAAAGATGCTCGCCATAACGTTTTATATTATCCAAGCAAAATGCAATACCTTCTTTTGCTTTATGACATTTAAAACAAAGCCAACCGTAATTTGCGGCGGCGTAACGGTCTTCAGGAACATATAATAAATATTTTTTAAGATATTGCAAGGCTTCTTCATTTTGATTTAATGCGGCGGAAGTGTTCGACAAGTAAAATAAAAAATCGGAATTATCTTTATCCAACTGTAAGCCTTTTTTAAAAAGTTTATATGCAGGCTGATATAATCCTTTATTGTAATAAATAATTCCAAGTTTTAAAGGAAATATATAATCATCGGGATATTTTTTCATTCCTGTTTGAAGGCTGTTTATAGCTTTTTCCCAATTTTCAGCAGCAATGCCCTCATCGGAAACGGAGAGTATTTCTTCAGGTGTTTGTGCATAAAAATAGGAAACGAAAAAAATAAGCTCTAAAAGCAAAAATACTTTTTTTAACACTTTTTAACCTCCGTTTTATTTTATTCCGATTTGGAATTTTTTAAAATTAAAACAGCATCATTTACGTCCTGTTCGGAACATAAAGGCGCAAACTTCGCTTTTTTTACTAAAGCATTCATTTTTTCAATTGCTTTAAAACTTGTATTTTTCTTTTTTTTCTTATTAAAAATCATTCCTGCCGTCAAAACACGCCTTCTATTATTTTTAGAAAACTTTAAAACCGCATACGGGAAAATTTTATACAGCAAAAACAAAAAAAGCACAATTAAAATAATCGTTATCCATAAAAATGAGATATGTTTTTTTAAAAACTTTTTAATATAATCCGAAACGGTTTGTTCCGTTTCTTTTTCTTCCGCTTCGGCATATTGTATCTCGTTTCTATTTTCCAATATTTCACTTAATAAAGAATTAAATTCATCTCCTCCCGGATTAAATGAAAAATTTAAATTTTCTCCTGAAGCCAATTGTTGTGTAGTCGCATCAAAGCTAAGCCAGCCGATTTCTGGAAAAAAAACTTCCGTCCATGCATGAGCCATATTTGCACGTACCGGATAATAATTTAAAACCTCAGATTCCGGTTGAACAAAAAAACCTACAGCAACACGTGAGGGAATCCCTAAACTTCTCAGCATTAAAGCAAACGAAAAAGCATAATAAGTACAATAACCTTTTTTTGTTTCATTTAAAAAATACTTTAATTGATTTCCATCGGGAGCTTTGCCAGGTTTTAGCGAATATCTGAAATCTCCATCGGTAAAATAGTTTTTAATTGCAAGTATTTTATCCAAATAACCGGGAATATCCTGAGTAAGCTCTTTTGCTTTCGGATTAACGAGTGAAAAAGTATCTTCGTCTATTTGAGTATAAAATTTTAAATCGTTCGGGCTTAATCCCTCTTCATCATTTCCTAAAGGAGGAGCTTCACCGTAAATATCTCCTGCAAACGAATACACCGCCTCGCTTATTACCTTATATCCGCCGTTAAATTTTTTACTATCCCAAATTGTATAGGGTATTACACTTGTAGGATAATCCATTGCAATAAAAGAAGAAGGTGATAAGTTCACAAAAAAATATTCCTGCTCCGCCGTTTCACGCAATAAAAATTTTTTATGCGGAAGATTTTTTTTGGTTTTAGGTAAAACCGTTATTTGAGGTTTTTCATCCGGAGCGGTTTTTTCATAAAACCCTTTTGACTTATCCCAGCCGGAAAGATATAGACGCCGAAGCATATTATGAGAAAACTCTCCGTTAAAATGGGCAACTAAAACCAAGTCGCCGCTCATTTTAATTTCACCTTGAAGAGTAAGATAATCGGAAAAGTCGAACTGAAAAAGAGTAGGCTGTAAAAGCCCGCCATGATTCACAACGGAATTTTCATTATATTTTTTTACAATAAAAAACAAAATAAAAACTAAAGCGGGCAGCAAAAAAAGAAAAAATTTTATCTGCCTTTTTCCGAATTTAAAAGATAAAAAAAGACGAGTCAATTCGGATAATAAAAATACGATTGAAAAAATCACCGCATATATGTAACGGTCAAAAACGGAAAGCGAATAATTCTCCTGTGTCCAAAATAAACTTGAGAATAAAATAAAAAACAGCACCGGTTCAAAGCTGCGGTATTTTTCTTTTTTTAAAAATAAAACTGTTGTTGCCGAAACAAACAAAGTTTGCAAAAATAAAAACGGGATAATTATTCCCAGCCGTAAATAAAGTATATCGAATATTTCAAGTGAAATTATTTTACAAATAAAAAAAATAATAAACCAAAATATAATCCCCGTAAAAAAAATTAAAAATATTGCAGACGACAGTTTTATTTTTTTTTCTTCCGCTTTAAAACACAAGAAAAAAATTATAAAGCTCCATACAGGTAAAATAAGGGGAGGTAAAATCTCAAATAAAAAAAGAGACGGTATAACGCTTAACAATAAAACCGAAAAACTTCTAAACAAAAAAATTACTTTAAATCGTGTAAGCATAAAATCCTTCCTTACGCATTTCTCCGGCAGAAAATTCAATGCATTCATTTAGTTCGGCGGTAAACGCTTCACATTTTTTTTCATGTTGTGTTTTAAATAAAAACGAATATAGTAAGCCCTCAGACTTTTTAGTATTTTTCTTTATTCCGAAATAAAATGCGCATTTATTTTTATAACCGGAAAAAGCTTTTATTAGAAATTTATAATTTTGCACAATAAAATCGTCAGGCATAAAAAAACACAATAAACAATTTTTTTTGTCCTTTTCATCGGTTAAAACCGGAAGTTTAAAATTTTCAACTTGTTTATTTTTGCGGACAACATAAATTTGAGGAATGCAAAAAGTTCTTTTTATCTTTTCAAGACCCGTTTTATCATCTGCAAAAATACTTACGGTTTGAAAAACCTTTGTTAAATTATCATAAAACAAAATATTAAAAGAAATATTATGCTCATATAAAAAAACGGCAATAGAAGCGGCCTTATTTATAAAATCATCATAAGCGTTTTTATAAAATTCATTTCCGCTAAAAACAACCGGTTCATTAATATATACGGTAAAAAACCGTTTAGGAGGAGGTACAAAATCGCCTTGCTTTATAGACAGCTCCCGAGTATGTGCAAAAAGTTTCCAGTTTATTTTACGCGTATCATCTCCGGGTATGTACGGGCGTACATCATATAATTCATCATTTCTGCGTAAATTGCTTTTATTATCAAAAGTTTCATTAAAAATTTCAGGAAGCTCAAAAACTTCCGCTTTACCGATAACCGGCTCAATAAAAAGTTCTTTTATATTTTCTTCTCTTTGTAAAAACCTAAACGAAAAAAAACCTGCAATATCCGAAAGCTCCGCATATTCATATTTAAGAAAAAACCTGCCTCGTTCATTTTGCGGAATGACTCCTGAAGTTTCGGTTTTGTTAAGCTTAATACGTAATATAAGCCTTCGGCTTTTTAGATTGTCTTTATCGGTTAAAAATTCAAAACAATAAAACGGAATAACGGCAGGCAAAAGAAAAGGAAAAGCTTTTTTTTCTCTAATAGGAGAAATTAATATTTCATTATTCTTTATTTCAATTTTAAAAACCGCATTTTTCCAAAAACATATACTTATTGATAAAAAAATAATTGCAAGCAAAATATATAAAGTTAATCCGGCGGCGCAAACAGACGAAAAGATTTCCCCCCGCACTAAGCCTGAAAAAAGCAGCAAAACGGAAAACAGTAAATATATAAAGCCTAAAGATGTTAAACGGAATTTAATCACCGTAAAATAGTAACATTTTTTTTTAAATAATTCAATTGCGGAAGTAAATATAAAATAAATAAAAAAAATTCTTGACAGCTGAAAAAATACGATTTATACTATAAGCTGTTCAAATCATTGCATTTGTAACAAATTAACATTTTTTTCATGGAGGATAAAATGAAACGTACTAAAGTTTTTGCGGTTATACTTATTGCTTTAATGCTGATAACACCCGCATTTGCAGAATCCACACCGATTCCCGGCTTAAGTTTCTTTAAGCTGGATAACGGCTTGGAGGTATTCGTGCTTGAAAATCACGCCGTACCTCTTACAAGGATTCAAATCACATTCAGATGTGGAGCTCTTACTCAAACACCTGAGACTTGCGGAATTTTCCATTTATATGAGCACATGCTGTTTAAAGGAAATAAAAGGTATAAAACCGAAACGGAGTTTTCTGCGGCTATGACGGAACTTGGGATAGCCGGCTGGAACGGAAGCACTTCAACCGAATATGTAGAGTATCATATTACACTTCCGTCAAGCAAAACAGGAAAGGGGCTTGAATTTTGGTCCCATGCAATGCGCGACCCGCTGTTTGATAAGGAAGAGCTTGAAATCGAAAAAAATGTAGTTTGTAATGAAATAAACGGAGACAGAACAAGACCTACAGTCCCTATTTACGCAACTATCACAAAAACTATGTTTCCGAAATTTCCTTGGAGAAGAGATGTTGCCGGTTATGATAAACTTGTACGGGCTGCAACGCAGGAAATGCTAAAAGAAATGCAAAAAACTTATTATATCCCTAACAATGCGGCCATCTTTGTTTCAGGAGATGTTAATCCGAAAGAAGTTCTTGCCGAGGTAAAAAAATATTACGGAGATTGGGAAAAAGGCAAAGACCCTTGGGACCCTATGCCTGAACCTCAAATCCGGCCGGCAGTAAAAGAACCGGTCTATTTCGTATACCCCGATTCTTCCTTTTATCAGGGATTTTCAACTTTTTATATGTATATGAGAGGTCCCGATGTAATTCGAGAACCCTCTTCTACGTATGCGGCGGATGTATGGGGAACGCTTTACGGCTTAACTACCGGAAAATTTAAAAACAATATATTTACAGCTATTCCGAAATTATATGAAAAGGACCAAACTTGGGCTGGATATTATACTCAAAGAGACGGCGGAGAAATAAATTTCGGCTCCATAGCCCTCATTGATTCTTCAACATCTACAGCCGAACGGGCAAAAAATTTTAAAAACGCAATATATGAAGAAGTAAAAAAGACTGTAGCCGATAAAACTTATTTCGAAAATAAAGACTTTACCACAGTAAAACGTAAACTTGAAGACGAACAGATTTTAAGTTTGGAAAAACCCGATAAATTTATGGAAAGCTTATCGTTTTGGTGGTCATGTTCTTCAGCCGATTATTTTTTTAAATATTTAACCAATATGAACAAGGTTACAAAAACCGATATAGATAAATTTTTGCAAACATACGTTTTGGAAAATCAGCCGATAATTATCGTAAGAATGAATATGGACGATTATAAACGGGAAGCTGAAAAATTCAAAGAAGAAGGTTTTAAAGTTATAACCAGAGAAAATTGCTTCTGGTGGGGAGAAAACAAATGAAAAAAAGATTTTTTATTGCGGCAATTATAAGCGTCGTTTTTTTCTTTTCGTGTGAAACAACGCCTCCTGCGGTTCAAATGCAAGGTATTGAAACCGCAAGTGATTTTATGAAAGCAAATGTACCTCTTATTTCCATGCACACGCTTGATAACGGTATTACAGTTATAGTAAAAAGACAAAACACAAATAGAATTTTTACTATGAATGTCGTATACAACGGCGGTCTTGCAATGTTGCCTGAAGGAAAAGACGGTTTAGAAAGTTTAACTCTTTCTACAATGATTCGGGGCTCAAAAAAAATACTCATTTGAAGACATAAAAAGAATCTCCGTAGAAAATTCAAGCAGTATGAGTGCCTCCGCCGGAATAGATATATCATATCTCAGCTTATCTACAATTGATAAGTATTGGAATACAATGCTTGATATGTTCACGGACGCGGTCTTAAATCCCTCTTTCGACCCCGCACAGCTGGAGCTCGTAAAACATTCGGCAAATATGGCTATTAAAAAAAATATGAGCGACCCTTATCATTTTGCGGTAACAAAATTACATGAACGCTCTTTTAAAGGACACCCGTATGGCAAAGAAAAAGACGGAACGGAAAAGTCCATTAAGGATATAACAATTGACGATTTAAAAAATTGGCATTCCGAAAAACTTACCGCCGAAAGAATGTTCATTGTTGCAGTAGGTAATTTTAATCCTTCAAAACTTGTAAAAGAGTTGAATAAAACATTGGGTAAAATTCCTGCAAAACAAAATACCGTTCCTGAAATAAAACCGTTTGATTTTGCCCAAAACGTTTATACTGAAAATTTCGATAATTCCGAAGGTATAGCGTACATACGCGGCGATTACGTAATACCTCCGGTTGATTCTAAAGATTTTACCGCTTTACGGCTGGCTTACAGTATCTTGGACGAATTGCTTTTTGAAATTGTACGCACACAAAAAGCGGCCTGTTATTCCGTTTGGACAAATGCTCATTCTTTTAAAGCGGCTTACGGCTCCTTAGTTGTGTTTAAATCGGATAAGCCTACCGTTGCAAAACTTGCTTTTGATGAAGCTATTGCAACTCTTGCCTCAGGTAAAACAATAAACTTAAAAGGGCAGGGAATAAAAAGCGGCGAAGGAACGGTTTCAAAATCCAGCGGACCGAAATACGCTCCCATTGAAGAAAATATAGAAGCATACAAAGCGAAATTTATAAACGGATTTTTCAGCGGACAGCTTACAAACGCAGCCGCAGCCTCACAAATTATAATAAGCTATGCCTATC is drawn from Treponema pedis and contains these coding sequences:
- the argS gene encoding arginine--tRNA ligase, which codes for MEDIKITWQKIIAENLNAIRPDACEEIKSESLNMETPPNADMGDLAFPLFVFAKTFKTAPPKIAAELCSRILNNPELKQFGEPKAIGPYLNVFLPKGNLASNVLNKILTEKENYGKVKALSGKKIMVEFSGPNTNKPLHVGHLRNDVLGESISRILEFCGAEVFRVNIINDRGVHICKSMIAYQKFGEGKTPETENVKPDRFVGDMYVAFHKYSKENPEKAEAEAKQMLLDWEAGDNAELISLWKTMNGWAIEGIQQTYKRTGISFDKLYFESQTYLKGKDRILKGLEDGIFYKEEDGSIWIDLSPINLDKKVLLRGDGTSLYITQDVGTAILRHNDWPFNQMIYVVGNEQEYHFKVLFYVLKKLGFDWADDLYHLSYGMVNLPEGKMKSREGTVVDADDLINSLQDEALKKITENGREKEVGDVSTVAENIAVGALHYFLLQVSPKKDMLFNPKDSLSFTGNTGPYLQYMGARISSILRKAELPENKELLKNGKLKPELLTTESEWALLKTLEDFSIQVERAAERKDPSILASYLYEVSKAFSRFYRDCPILSGSDGDLSFTRLELARAAKTVLQNAMRLSVIPFMEIM
- a CDS encoding AAA family ATPase; protein product: MNTKEIIEELKNGIGKVIKGKDEVISIFVSAFLTGGHVLLDDIPGVGKTTMVKALAKLIKKEDTLSEDKSVVCQAEFKRLQCTPDLLPYDITGVDIFNAQTQTFEFMQGPVFCDIFLADELNRTPPKVQSALLEVMEERQVTVGRKTHRLSDLFFAAATQNPIETLGTYPLPPAQLDRFMVSLSIGYPDDKAALEILQGNPGILALQALVPVINVSDIYSSRKEQADVFCHSALQKAIIEICNATRSHPDIELGASPRSSLQFLQLAKTAALSKGRSWVEDTDFELIAPAVFAHRCILKNRKVNAKELISEITKTVLQKMDKTVNWAEQGRP
- a CDS encoding tetratricopeptide repeat protein, coding for MLKKVFLLLELIFFVSYFYAQTPEEILSVSDEGIAAENWEKAINSLQTGMKKYPDDYIFPLKLGIIYYNKGLYQPAYKLFKKGLQLDKDNSDFLFYLSNTSAALNQNEEALQYLKKYLLYVPEDRYAAANYGWLCFKCHKAKEGIAFCLDNIKRYGEHLSVCNSLGTLYSEIFDYKNSKKFYTKAIQYAKAENKKYSASIYYYNKAILESSFYNFAEALEDAEAALKMQERNSSYMMIGELEARRNNFKEALAAYTAAAAIDNTPLGTLNAGNIFLSTGNFEQAEQLLSGILNNTDEAWISNYGLSVNEFKSSIYKFKQALYEQKYNFEKTKLSLNFFDWIKTVFNGINYKLKYKYYDSVYRVYSLKVAKEYKKEGKPFLNDSSYILQINSLYFEAFKDKGNKQLKYFENAEKIETEFIPKSEGSYIAERALIEKDLKMLNDGISKMNPEWEKDSIGKLYAQGVKIANKRSPKFYYLYLESLFDINPAAFLQYDINLPVKINISLQKNKSVKISEKKIFSIINSSRFNTDSNSKFELQIKYLNSILSFRLLNKNGFPLFTQNFNIEKLDKTNFKKAVNGLVKKMFTIKL
- a CDS encoding transglutaminase-like domain-containing protein, whose translation is MLTRFKVIFLFRSFSVLLLSVIPSLFLFEILPPLILPVWSFIIFFLCFKAEEKKIKLSSAIFLIFFTGIIFWFIIFFICKIISLEIFDILYLRLGIIIPFLFLQTLFVSATTVLFLKKEKYRSFEPVLFFILFSSLFWTQENYSLSVFDRYIYAVIFSIVFLLSELTRLFLSFKFGKRQIKFFLFLLPALVFILFFIVKKYNENSVVNHGGLLQPTLFQFDFSDYLTLQGEIKMSGDLVLVAHFNGEFSHNMLRRLYLSGWDKSKGFYEKTAPDEKPQITVLPKTKKNLPHKKFLLRETAEQEYFFVNLSPSSFIAMDYPTSVIPYTIWDSKKFNGGYKVISEAVYSFAGDIYGEAPPLGNDEEGLSPNDLKFYTQIDEDTFSLVNPKAKELTQDIPGYLDKILAIKNYFTDGDFRYSLKPGKAPDGNQLKYFLNETKKGYCTYYAFSFALMLRSLGIPSRVAVGFFVQPESEVLNYYPVRANMAHAWTEVFFPEIGWLSFDATTQQLASGENLNFSFNPGGDEFNSLLSEILENRNEIQYAEAEEKETEQTVSDYIKKFLKKHISFLWITIILIVLFLFLLYKIFPYAVLKFSKNNRRRVLTAGMIFNKKKKKNTSFKAIEKMNALVKKAKFAPLCSEQDVNDAVLILKNSKSE
- a CDS encoding DUF58 domain-containing protein; translated protein: MLAIIFLSISICFWKNAVFKIEIKNNEILISPIREKKAFPFLLPAVIPFYCFEFLTDKDNLKSRRLILRIKLNKTETSGVIPQNERGRFFLKYEYAELSDIAGFFSFRFLQREENIKELFIEPVIGKAEVFELPEIFNETFDNKSNLRRNDELYDVRPYIPGDDTRKINWKLFAHTRELSIKQGDFVPPPKRFFTVYINEPVVFSGNEFYKNAYDDFINKAASIAVFLYEHNISFNILFYDNLTKVFQTVSIFADDKTGLEKIKRTFCIPQIYVVRKNKQVENFKLPVLTDEKDKKNCLLCFFMPDDFIVQNYKFLIKAFSGYKNKCAFYFGIKKNTKKSEGLLYSFLFKTQHEKKCEAFTAELNECIEFSAGEMRKEGFYAYTI
- a CDS encoding M16 family metallopeptidase — its product is MKRTKVFAVILIALMLITPAFAESTPIPGLSFFKLDNGLEVFVLENHAVPLTRIQITFRCGALTQTPETCGIFHLYEHMLFKGNKRYKTETEFSAAMTELGIAGWNGSTSTEYVEYHITLPSSKTGKGLEFWSHAMRDPLFDKEELEIEKNVVCNEINGDRTRPTVPIYATITKTMFPKFPWRRDVAGYDKLVRAATQEMLKEMQKTYYIPNNAAIFVSGDVNPKEVLAEVKKYYGDWEKGKDPWDPMPEPQIRPAVKEPVYFVYPDSSFYQGFSTFYMYMRGPDVIREPSSTYAADVWGTLYGLTTGKFKNNIFTAIPKLYEKDQTWAGYYTQRDGGEINFGSIALIDSSTSTAERAKNFKNAIYEEVKKTVADKTYFENKDFTTVKRKLEDEQILSLEKPDKFMESLSFWWSCSSADYFFKYLTNMNKVTKTDIDKFLQTYVLENQPIIIVRMNMDDYKREAEKFKEEGFKVITRENCFWWGENK
- a CDS encoding M16 family metallopeptidase — its product is MSASAGIDISYLSLSTIDKYWNTMLDMFTDAVLNPSFDPAQLELVKHSANMAIKKNMSDPYHFAVTKLHERSFKGHPYGKEKDGTEKSIKDITIDDLKNWHSEKLTAERMFIVAVGNFNPSKLVKELNKTLGKIPAKQNTVPEIKPFDFAQNVYTENFDNSEGIAYIRGDYVIPPVDSKDFTALRLAYSILDELLFEIVRTQKAACYSVWTNAHSFKAAYGSLVVFKSDKPTVAKLAFDEAIATLASGKTINLKGQGIKSGEGTVSKSSGPKYAPIEENIEAYKAKFINGFFSGQLTNAAAASQIIISYAYHGNPYEYLKFIDNINAVTAEDVVRVINQYLVNGKVSWIVVSDKEGLSKVDKSKFMQFTGTVKK